TATGACTTCACCGGAGCAACTACACGCTCCGGTGGAAGCTCGATCCATGGCTCTAACACTATTTTCATTGCACTCTTTTTCACTATTATCGCCATTTGATTAATTTTATGCAAACGAGCTGAGCCACACCCTATTACAGGTCACGAATTAACGTACACCAATTATTTATTCTATTATAAGATATTATTagggatttttttttatttattttttttgcttAGGCAAAATACTTAATAGTACATGTTAGTACAATATATTTTGCATGGGAATATGGAATTTGAATTAATTGGAAAAATCATATATATAGGGGGAAATCAATGATTAGAGGAGAATAGACGGTCATCGATACGTCCACGTGGAAACATGTAGAAAATGATTGATATAAATATATGGTTAGGTGTCACATTATTTGTGTCTCAAAATAATATAATTGTAGTCACCTAACAATGCCAAATAGAGACTTTTGTGGTATATGATGAGGACTTTGATTTTTTCGAATGTCGTAAAAATGCTTCATGTGGACGGCCGTATATTCTCAGAATTTTAATAAGGTTAGTAATTTAGTATGGAGTACTTGGTAGTTAAGGAAGTAAAAGTGTCAAAAAAAATGAATTTGGTTTGTTTTGTGGACTATGTGTTGCTAGTAGTAAGTCAATGAGGCGCTCATTAGACCTATTAAAATTTACCCGACCCGACTCGACACCCAAACTTGACCCGAACCCAACCCGAATATTTATTGTTGCAAACTGATTATCCTTATATAACTTGATAATAGCTGACCCGAATCCGAAATAACCCGAACCCGGCCCGAAGTTTACAAACCCCGAAATAACGCAACCCGAAATTAACCAGACCCGATTGACATGTCTAGTGCTCATTCATATAATCATATGGCCAACGGCGAATCATTGTATCGATTAACATGGAAAAACCAAGCATATAAATGGCAGTGACGGATCCAGAGTTTTATAATAGGGTATTGGGGTTTACTAAAAAAAACTGTGATGTGAGGTTGGCTGACACAGACATGGTGGCGGTGAAATTCTAGTGATGGTATGTGTTTGACTGAAGTGATCAAATGTAGGCTTGGGTTGAAAATGGGTCAGGTAAAATATTTAGCTCACAGATAAACAGATTAACAGGTTTTAAAGCAGGTTAATAGGTCAAGTTTAATGGACAGAACGACCCTTGAACAACTTTACTGTGTGCACCCCCCCTCCCCCGGTCTGGCCTTAATAAGTGGAAAGGCAAATTTACAAAGGTCTAGTTTGTAAGGGTAAACTTATTAGTAAGACTCTTCCAAGTCTTAAGACTCTGTCACATCATCTTttcactaattttttttttattgtttagactcacctcaGACTGTATACATTATTCGTACCTCAGACTCTACTTTTCTTCTTTTCCACTTAACTTCCTTTTTTCTACAGAAGAAATAATGACACATGAGATTCACTAATTGGATAATTTCCCTTCATAGTGGGGTCAAGACTCACCTAtggtcttaagttgagtcttgattTTCATggctcaacttaagactttgttaaGACTAGGATAGATTATTGATAGTTTTGAGTGAGTCTTGTCTTAAAACTTAGCAAAATTTTGTCTCAAGATTAATAATAATCTTACCCTAACATGGACaagcatatttttttttttttgaaaaaaccaTAAAGGCTTATATCATATTACGTAAATCATGCGAAGCTACATCAACAAATTGTAGCGGGAAATCGTCCAACCAAACGCGCCTACCCATGCTCCATGGCCTAGCATGAGCAACTTCGTGAGCTAATCTATTGAAATTTCTCCTAGAATGCGTAAAAGAAACAGAAACAAAACGGTTACAAAAATGTAAAATATCCGCATAAATGATAAAAAGCTCGCTTCTTCCGCTCTTCTTCTTTCTCAACGCTTGAACGACCTCGAGACAGTCACTCTCAACGACAATGCTCCGCTGCCCCCTTATCCATGCTTCCTTTAGCCCGAGAAGAATCGCCTCTACTTCAGCCATGGGAACCCCACAACTGCCATCCCGTTGTACCGTCACAGCCCACTCCATAACACCTTCATGATTGCGACAAACCGCACCAATTCCCACCCCAACTCCCTCCATAACACCCGCGTCCACATTCACTTTCCACGTCCCAAAACACGGCCTTCCCCGACCTCCCTCTAGCTCGCCTTCCCTCCCATTACCTCCCCCACGGGTCTCCCCCACCACTTGTATCGACTCCATCTCCCACACCAAATCCCTAACACGCCTCAAAATACTCTCCTGCGACCACCTAGCATCATCGAAAATAAGCTTGTTTCGTTTTTCCCACAACACCCAACATGTTGTCACAAACACCACCCTCTCCCTCGCATCCAACTCCCTTAACATACCTTCCACTCACTCCCTCACCCGCACAAACCCAATAGTCCTATCCACCTCTATCCCCATACCCTCCCAAATCCCATCCCCCCACCCACAATCCCGAACAACGTGAAAACAAGTCTCCACATTACTTTGACATCGAGGACACGCGGTATCAACCTGACCCATCCGAGCCGCGATATTAGCTCTAGTCGGGAGAGCTTCGTTGCATAATTGCCACATAAAAGCCTTAATCCTTGGAAGCACGGGAATCTTCGAAATAGCATTCCACACCCACCTCTCCGCCGTGGAATCGGACTGTTCCCCATCCCCACTAGTACTTCCGGCCAGAAGACGATACCCCGACCTCACACTATACTCCCCATCCTTCTCATGTTCCCAACACCAATCATCTTCACGAACCTCCTCGCTCATCCGGACTTGCAAAATTCTTTCCGCTTCAAAAGGCAAAAACAACGACTCTATCTTATCCCTATCCCACCGGCTTTCCCCTTGCACCATCAACTCCCCCACTTTCATGTTAATATCAGCCTCCCTCCGCGGAGAAAGCACCCGCCTAGTCTCCGTACCTGGTATCCAAGGATCAAGCCACACACACGTGTTTCCACCCCGTCCAATAGACCTCCTCAAGCCAAGCCGCATAACTATTTTGGACTCACATATGCTCCTCCAAGTATAGCTAGGATTAACACCCAAATTTGCCTCCATAAAAGAACAAGATGGAAAGTATTTAGCTTTAAGAACCCTTGCCATCAAGCTGCCGTCCTCACTCACCAAACGCCACGCCTGCTTCGCAAGAAGAGCGAGATTGAATTTTGCAAAATCCCGAAAGCCCATCCCACCCTTGGCCTTCGCTCGACACATATGACTCCAGGCAACCCATGGTATCCGCCGTTTCCCATTGCTAGAACCCCACCAAAACCGCGAGACAATTGAACGCAATTCATCACAAAAATTGGACGGTAATTTAAACACACTTATCACATAGGTAGGAATAGATTGGGCCCCTGCCTTTATCAGAGTTTCCTTACCTGCTCGGCTGAATAGCATACCGCGCCATCCTTGCATTTTGTTATTTAATTTATCTCGAATCACTTTGGAGAGGAGCTGCTTAGAGTGGCCAATCACTGTGGGCAGGCCGAGATACTTATCATGCTCATTCACCACGTTTACCCCGAGAACAGCTGCCACCTTTTCTTTACGTCTTGCCGTCGTCCCTTTGCTAAAACATACGGTAGTCTTCTCTTTACTCACCAATTGTCTTGAAGCCGCTTCGTACTGTGTTAGAATGTTCAACACCACCCGAGCTTGGTTCTCATTAGCTTTAACAAAAATAATACTGTCATCGGCAAAAAATAAATGTGAAATAATCGGGGCCTGCGATGCAATTCGAATACCATGAAGAGAGCCCAGTTCCACCTTCCGTCTGATCATACTAGAAAGGACCTCGGCACAAAGAATAAAGAGAGACGGCGATATTGGACAAGCATATTGAACAATCATTTGATTTACAATCTATTTGAGATTGGAAGAacatttgaaaaaataaatacaATGGGCTGGCTAGAGCCCAACTATATAGCTTATGCTTTGCCTATCTTTGGTGTGGGCTCCTTGAGATTAATGGGCTGGACATACTTTAAGAGGGCCATATGATATTACTTGTGAGCTTAATTGGACTTTGTTTTGATAATTCGTGATCAATCTTTTCGATTATTTCCCATTAGCACTTACGATCAACGGCTAAGAAGTTATTCTAACTTAGTTAGAGGTTTCGAGTTTAAGCCCTAAGAATGCAATATTGTAAAAATTTATGAGGGGGAGTTTTACCTTTACTAGTCCTACCTGACCCAAATCAGGGCTAAATTGGATGACATACactaaaaaattattttcacttattaattcaaaaattttacaTGCCTACTACTTATTGACGTTCTTGTTGTTGCTCTTTTGTACTAGTATTTAAATGTGTTACTCTATATGATATTTTAGTTAACATAGTAATTCCGAATTACTGAATTCTTTCATAAAGTAAATATGTATACATGGGTAGAGGTCATATGAGAATGAAACTCCTCGACTAACTAACTAGAATACTACATACCTGTAATAATATACGAGTTATAATAAGATTACTGTTCAATTTAGGAATATATAAAATATACTCCTTTCGTCCTTTCATTTATCTCCATTATTAAAACACCTATTATAAATCATCgaaaaatgtaaacaaaagattaaaacaaaGAGAAATGTATAGATATATAAGACGGGGGAAATAACATGGCCCAATAGCAAATTTAGAAAATTTTCTTTGCAGGTTCCATGAAAAATATAATACCTATTTCTACATGAAAATATAAATTTACTTTATTTTTTCTTAAAAGTTGGTCTAAAAAAACACCAGAAAATATCGATTTGCATTTTTGTAATGCTCCGGGACTCTGGAAAGAGGCTTATGACTCCGCCACTGATATTATTATGgccataaacaaaaacaaacacgtACGTACTATTAATTTGTATGGTCAAGTGTAGTTTATTGGTTGCCATCCTTTATGGTTGAAGTTCATGACTTCATGGTTATAATAAGTGAGTCATTGCATGTGACAAATCCATTTGACATGCTATTAACGAATTAGAGACATACATATCAGATCAAACAGGAGTTAAACTGGTGAAACTTGTGATAAATATATGACTTTGACTTTAAAATAAAGTACGTAATGCAAggaaaaaaaattacaaatttcaaCCACATATTC
The Silene latifolia isolate original U9 population chromosome 11, ASM4854445v1, whole genome shotgun sequence genome window above contains:
- the LOC141612603 gene encoding uncharacterized protein LOC141612603; amino-acid sequence: MLRELDARERVVFVTTCWVLWEKRNKLIFDDARWSQESILRRVRDLVWEMESIQVVGETRGGGNGREGELEGGRGRPCFGTWKVNVDAGVMEGVGVGIGAVCRNHEGVMEWAVTVQRDGSCGVPMAEVEAILLGLKEAWIRGQRSIVVESDCLEVVQALRKKKSGRSELFIIYADILHFCNRFVSVSFTHSRRNFNRLAHEVAHARPWSMGRRVWLDDFPLQFVDVASHDLRNMI